Genomic DNA from Prunus persica cultivar Lovell chromosome G1, Prunus_persica_NCBIv2, whole genome shotgun sequence:
ttggggaacaacagtTTCCACTAAATATTTCCTTTGATCTGTGTTGCTCCCCATTTGAGCCCTTGTTGCAGTGCACTTGGACTATGGTTGGGCCCTCTAAGTTGTCCTTGGCCACCTCTACCCTCTTCTCACCTCAAGTGTCTCCTGTCCTAaccatttgtttttctttcagcaaaagaacaaacacaaaaaaaaaaatatccacTCTCTTTTGGCCCATCTTTACAAGAAACTAGTTACCTTTACATGTTAATGTTGTTTCTAACAAATGTCCACTTTTGTTGCTTGGCTTCATCTAGTCGAATTGTTCTGTGCCACATTTACCAAAAGGGTGCCTATTGCATTCTCTCTtatcattttgattttgttgttgcaCAATCTAATTCTTAGCCACACTCTTTCTATGCGGGCAGATGACAAAGTAACTGTTTTGGAGTCAGAGAAACGGGCTTGGGAGAATTCACCGGAGGCTCAGGCAATCAGAGATGCTCTGAATCCTTGGAAAAATCGTGATGCAGAAGCGAGGAAAGAATCCTAAGTTGGATGGTAGCATGTTCATAAGGTTTGTTTAGTATTGCATGTTAGTAGTGGGAATCTAAAGTACTTTGTACAATGCAATCCATTTGCTTGGTACGACATACAATATCAAGAACTGTGACTGTTTATAGTCGTGATGCAATTGAGGATTCACAGTTGCTAGCGGACTCTAATTGACTGTCTTGTTAGTTAgtgttttcctatttttccacAACTTATGGCTGGTTCATGATCCTAAACCATTTTTGTTGGGGTGTCATCTGCCTTGTGTTGTTTCAATATCTGTATTAGTATCTATAATAGTAATACAGATCACAGATTTTAATCTTTTGACTTGGCCATTGGTTTCCACGATTGATTGATTTGGACTAATATCTCTACGAAGTAGGAATGGTAGCTGATAGTATTAGAATCTGTTTATGAGCTCAGCTTGAACTATGCCTGGAAAGTGAATATAACCTCTGATATTTGACAGCATGAGataattgaattttgaatatcTTGTTTATCATGGTAAAACATCTGAttctagtttttattttaactccaTACTGCACAAGATTTTCTGTAAACAGGTTTGGTATATCAAAAAACTGAACAGTGTTTTTGTGACTCTGCAGGAAGAAGATAACATTATTAGCATGGGATCATTCTGAAAATACTGACAAGAAATTTCACTGTTTCTTCTGAGTAGAACAAAGTGAGAGATGACCTTGATCAACCTGAAACTTATTTCATTCCTCCGATTTCTGTAATTTCTATTCTTGTTGTCCTGGTTACTTGATCAACAATTTTGATTAATATGTTCATGTAGCCTTTTCGATTGGTTCTTGTAAGCAACTACAGTTCCGaatgattgaaaaaaaagttcTGTTACTCGTAAACCTTTAGCATGTGTGCCATGGCTATGAAGCTAAAACCTTTGCGCCATGGAAGAATAGCTTGTACTATCTGGCCGACATTTTTATTGCCTCTCTAAGTAAATTCAGGGTGTTCAATCAACCTGACTGTTGCTTTGATAATTGCTActagtaaaggagaaaaacttgtatgCCCTGGTTGTATGCACAGGTTGTCTctacctctctctcctcacgTGACTTGTTTTTGTACAACTCATAATGTGCGGCGACTTTGTAATGCGctaaaatgaaattggaaattgagtGGCTAAAATTTTGTCAAGTAGTCAATAAAACTAGTCACTTACCAACCTCATAAATTTAAAGCCACACGATATCTTGAAGATGTAAGAAACAACACGTCCTGAACTTAAAAACAATTCTAAAAGATCATATGAAAGCGTGGTAGCTTGACACTGAAAACGGGAGTCGGAACACTTGAATGCTTGTCGGCATACCCCAAGATTTGGCAGTGCGTTTTCAATAATCTATAATTTACTTTTGTGCTAATGGAAATTAGCACCTGAGCTTAGGGAGTAGGTTAGCTAGTCAGATAATGAACCATTAAATTGATTATCAATTTgtccaaattaaaaattaaaaaaattggtattGGTTATCAATTtatccaaacaaaaaaaaaattgggattaTCAAACccactttaaaaataatcatGAATATGAGTCCTTCGTTCCGTTGCTGTTTATTAGTGCCTTTACCGGTATCTATTAATCAATAATAAATATCATGTATCATATTTATCGATCACatcattcattatatttttcacgtgaataaaatttatctGCACAAATGAATTATATCATGCAGACAACAATTTGATtagatttaaaattaattggcaATGGAAAGAGAAATCCAAAATCTTATGCgcaagattttattttattttttaagtccaAAATGAACAGTTTGGGAAAGATGAGTGGATGGATGACAGAACCCACCACCAAATTGGAATGTCAAGCGAGAACCTACCACATTTTGACCAAATAGGAGTGAGAAGTGCGTTTTGTCACTGTTGCATCTACAaacagggaaaaaaaaaaagaggagttTTTGAACTATGGCCCTATAAGAAAGAAGCATTGCATAGGCAAAGATCAAAACACACCTAAATTTAACTACCACAGAGTAAATATTCAATTCAATGAAAAGCAGTGAAGATTATGGATTGCAAGGAGGGTTTTGTTGATGTGTCTTGCTTCTTTCTATGGGAAGGCAGTGCAGATTCAGAGGCAGATCATC
This window encodes:
- the LOC18788932 gene encoding uncharacterized protein LOC18788932; the protein is MCRSVVKMKFLDWYVKIALGSALIGASMEFFMIKTGFYDKVTVLESEKRAWENSPEAQAIRDALNPWKNRDAEARKES